A DNA window from Zingiber officinale cultivar Zhangliang chromosome 3A, Zo_v1.1, whole genome shotgun sequence contains the following coding sequences:
- the LOC122051462 gene encoding uncharacterized protein LOC122051462, protein MRIRRRASSSLPLSPDPSHPSQNGSLGVQDSKAAEREKLHPVGDGHHYDLGAVRSNGGSTPCPNPCSDVLSRRRSDSSSSNTSVQRPLKEEEEEEEEEEEEEEEEDELKRGKDEINSGKMMGGSSVAVDHGNGTERGKVSDERKAKGKAKARAGAGPASASHSCTIVDYEDTDKGPNLNGKKRPRRSPAILMEGSRCSRVNGRGWRCCQQTLVGYSLCEHHLGKGRLRSMSTSARGQLGTSKPRWSNIEARNGTTLPRHQKEELEEMMQTLQQSSDDPSNNIVTDSNGADKIKEEEEGEVEMARNKRKKIGMVKARTISSLLDYSDHSILSHVQEVAFLPPTNGIGNQ, encoded by the coding sequence ATGCGGATCCGCCGGCGAGCCTCGTCCTCGCTTCCTCTTTCTCCAGATCCATCACACCCATCTCAAAATGGGAGTCTTGGTGTCCAAGACAGTAAAGCTGCAGAAAGGGAAAAGTTGCACCCAGTTGGGGATGGCCATCATTATGATTTAGGGGCGGTTCGTTCCAATGGAGGATCTACTCCCTGTCCGAATCCATGCTCAGATGTGCTTAGCCGCCGCCGCAGTGACAGCAGCAGTAGCAACACTAGTGTGCAGCGGCCtctgaaggaggaggaggaggaagaagaagaagaagaggaggaggaggaggaggaggatgagctTAAAAGAGGGAAAGACGAGATCAATAGCGGCAAGATGATGGGTGGCAGCTCAGTTGCAGTAGATCATGGTAATGGGACAGAAAGAGGAAAGGTATCGGACGAGAGAAAGGCTAAGGGCAAGGCGAAGGCGAGAGCAGGCGCTGGCCCTGCTTCTGCGAGCCATAGTTGCACAATTGTTGATTATGAGGATACAGATAAAGGGCCGAATTTGAACGGCAAGAAGCGACCTCGGAGGAGCCCGGCGATTCTGATGGAGGGTTCCCGGTGCAGCCGCGTGAATGGAAGGGGGTGGCGTTGCTGCCAGCAGACCCTCGTCGGCTACTCCCTCTGTGAGCACCATCTCGGGAAAGGACGCCTCAGGAGCATGAGCACTTCTGCAAGAGGCCAATTGGGAACCAGTAAGCCTAGATGGAGCAACATCGAAGCAAGAAACGGTACTACTTTGCCACGCCATCAAAAGGAGGAATTAGAGGAAATGATGCAAACGCTTCAGCAGTCTTCTGATGATCCCAGTAATAATATTGTCACTGATAGTAATGGGGCTGACAagataaaagaagaagaggagggtgAGGTGGAGATGGCGAggaacaagaggaagaagataggaATGGTGAAGGCTCGAACAATCAGTAGTTTGCTCGACTACTCTGATCACTCAATTTTATCGCATGTCCAGGAAGTTGCATTTCTGCCTCCAACTAATGGCATTGGCAACCAGTGA